A part of Larkinella insperata genomic DNA contains:
- a CDS encoding NUDIX hydrolase → MQAPSEQNYIQQLSIDCVIFGYQEKQLKVLVPKMNFRGDFWALPAGFIYQDENIDQAARRILEGRTGIKDIYLEQFRVFGDAQRTNLQVLERLVQLNQEKLRDHWFNQKEFDWITRRFVSIGYYALVDINKVVPQKSEMDASIEWCPIKELPPMIMDHNEMVANALETLRLNLDQKLIAFNLLPQTFTMKELQELYEAIFDKPFARNNFQKKMLELNVLERLEKKFTGAANKAPYLYRFQPQG, encoded by the coding sequence ATGCAAGCGCCCAGTGAACAGAACTACATTCAGCAGCTTTCAATTGATTGCGTCATCTTCGGTTATCAGGAGAAACAACTTAAGGTTCTGGTTCCGAAGATGAATTTCAGGGGCGACTTCTGGGCGCTGCCAGCGGGGTTTATTTACCAGGATGAGAACATCGACCAGGCGGCCCGCCGGATCTTGGAAGGACGAACCGGTATTAAAGACATTTATCTGGAACAATTCAGGGTGTTTGGTGATGCCCAGCGAACCAACCTTCAAGTCCTGGAGCGATTGGTTCAGCTCAATCAGGAGAAACTGAGGGATCATTGGTTCAATCAGAAAGAGTTTGACTGGATTACCCGGCGGTTTGTGTCAATTGGTTATTACGCGCTGGTCGATATTAACAAAGTGGTGCCTCAGAAGAGTGAAATGGACGCGTCTATCGAATGGTGTCCGATCAAGGAGTTGCCGCCGATGATCATGGACCACAACGAAATGGTGGCCAACGCGCTCGAAACGCTGCGCCTGAACCTTGACCAAAAGCTGATTGCCTTCAATTTGTTGCCGCAAACGTTCACGATGAAGGAGTTGCAGGAGCTTTACGAAGCCATTTTTGACAAACCGTTTGCCCGCAACAATTTTCAGAAAAAAATGCTGGAGCTGAATGTGCTGGAGCGTCTGGAGAAGAAATTTACGGGTGCGGCCAACAAAGCGCCGTATCTGTACCGCTTTCAGCCGCAGGGATAG